The sequence CAGTGGTGCTGTTTGCCAGCACCGTCTGGGCCTTGTGGGAAGTCGGCCTAGACTGGTGGCAGTTGGTGCCACGCCTGGCACTGTTGTTCGCCCTCGGCATCGTCATGCTGCTCCCGTGGTTCCGCCGTCCGTTGCTGCGTGGTCAAGCCGCGCCGCTGGGCACTGGCGCGCTGAGCGTGGCCGTGGTTTTGGCAGGTGCTGCGGCACTGGCCAGCCAGTTCACCAATCCGGGCGAGCTGGTCAAAGGCCAACTGGACCGTGATGCGGTCCCCGGCATGGCCAACGCCGCGCCAACCCAGGCCGATGGCGACTGGAACTCCTATGGTCGCTCGGCCTTCGGTGACCGTTACTCGCCATTGGCGCAGATCACGCCAGAAAACGCCCACAAGCTGGTGCCCGCCTGGACGTATCGCACCGGTGATATTCCTGGCCCAGGCGATCCCGGTGAAACCACCGCGGAAAACACCCCGCTGAAAGTCAACGGTATGCTCTACGTGTGCACACCTCACAGCCAGGTGATTGCCCTTGACCCGGACACCGGCAAGGAAATCTGGCGTTTCGATCCGAAGATCACCACCCAGGGTGCTGAAAACTTCAAGGGCTGGGCGCACATGACCTGCCGTGGCGTGTCGTATCACGATGACGCCGTCTACGCCTCCGCGCAAAGCCCGACTGGCAGCGCCAGCCCAGCAACCGCGCCAAATGCCTGCCCACGCCGGATCTTCGTACCGACCGCCGACACCCGTCTGATCGCCCTGAACGCCGACACCGGCAAGATGTGTGAAGACTTCGGTGACAAAGGCCAGGTCGACCTGCGTGCCAACATTGGCAGCTTTGCCCCAGGCGGTTACTACTCCACCTCGCCACCTGCGGTCACCAAGAACCTGGTCGTCATCGGCGGTCACGTCACCGACAACGTCTCCACTGACGAGCCAAGCGGCGTAATCCGTGCGTTCGACGTACACACCGGCAAGCTGGTGTGGAACTGGGACAGCGGCAATCCGGATGACACCACTCCGTTGGCCGAGGGCAAGACCTACACCCGTAACTCGCCAAACATGTGGTCCATGTTCTCGGTCGACGAAAAACTCGGCATGCTCTACCTGCCGATGGGCAACCAGATGCCCGATCAGTACGGCGGCGACCGTACCGAAGACTCCGAGAAATACAGCGCTGGCCTGACCGCCCTGGACATCGACAGTGGCCATGTGAAGTGGACATTCCAGTTCACTCACCATGACCTATGGGACATGGACGTGGGTGGCCAGCCTTCGCTGGTCGACATCAAGACCGCTGACGGTGTGAAACAAGCCGTCATGGCGTCGACCAAGCAGGGCAGCATCTACGTGATCGACCGCAGCAATGGTCAGCCAGTGGTGCCGATCAATGAAATCCCTGTGCCCCAAGGCGCAGTGGCCGGCGATCACACCGCACCGACCCAACCCAAGTCCGACCTGAACTTCATGCCACCGCCCCTCAAGGAACGTGACATGTGGGGCGTGACGCCGTTCGACCAGATGCTTTGCCGCATCGACTTCAAGTCCCTGCGTTACGACGGCCCGTTCACCCCGCCATCGCTGCAAGGCTCGATCGTTTACCCGGGTAACTTTGGCGTGTTCGACTGGGGTGGCATTTCTGTCGACCCGGTTCGCCAGATTGCTTTCGTGAACCCGAGCTACATGGCGTTCAAATCGAGACTGATCCCGGCGGCCGACATCGCCAAACAAGGCCCACGTGTCAGCGAAACCGAAGGCGTACAGCCGAACAAAGGCGCGCCATATGGCGTGATTCTTGAAGCGATGCTCTCGCCACTGGGCCTGCCGTGCCAAGCGCCGGCCTGGGGTTACGTGGCAGCGGTCGACCTGACCAACCATAAAACCATCTGGATGCACAAAAACGGCACCGTGCGTGACAGCTCGCCGGTTCCAATCCCTCTGACCATGGGCGTCCCAAGCCTGGGCGGGACCTTCACCACGGCCGGTGGTGTGTCCTTCCTCAGCGGTACCCTTGATCAGTACCTGCGCGCCTATGACGTGAAAAACGGCAAGCAGTTGTGGGAAGGTCGCCTGCCAGCAGGCGCTCAAACCACACCGATGACCTACACCGGCAAGGACGGCAAGCAATACGTGCTGGTCATGGCCGGCGGTCACGGTTCCCTGGGCACCAAACAGGGTGACTACGTGATGGCGTTCAAACTGCCGGATTAATTCACCGACAGCAGTAAAAAGAAGCGGCTGCCGAAAGGTAGCCGCTTTTTTTTGCCCACGGCCCTTGTCCCCTATCCTCGGGTCAGTGCCAAAAAAAAGCCGAGCCTGTCACGAATAAAGTCGATCCAGCCTGCTTTACTGTTTCCCCTCGAAACGAACAGCAAAGGATGGCTGCATGCACACTCTGGATAGAGTCCCCAGCAAAAACACCCCTGCCCCAACCGTCGACAGAAGAATCCTGACCCTGGAAAAACTCAGTCGACATAGCCTGCAGCAACTCATCGACGGTGAGGTGCTGGCCATTCGCATTCCCGACTACTGTGACGAAACGATCGCCGCGACGCTGAATCAACACATCGACTCCAGCACCCAACTGCGCCCCTACACCCACGAGGTGTATGAAGAGGGGCAAGTCGTGCAGCACTTCTACGGCGTCCATCGTTGGGGGACTCCGTTCAACAGCACTTACGGCAAGGCATTGGAAGAAGACGCCAGGCAGAAATACTATGACGACGCCCTCCACATGCAGCGCTTGATGGAGCGCCTTTGCGCACCTCGGCGCACGCCCATTCAGACACTGATCGAGGAATTCAACGCCCATTGGCCCACGGGTGCAGCGATTGCGGGCTTTGAAGGCAAGCCGATGTACGCAGGGATTATTCGCGCCATGTTTCCAGAAACGGCGCACCTTTCAGAAACCACGCCCCATGTCGATTGCTTGCCCCAGGCCATCGTCCCACTGGAGCAGCAGTTCAGCGCCAATATTTATCTTCAAACCCCACCCTCGGGCGGAGAGCTACGTATCTGGGACACCGAGCCATTTTCCTTCGCTGAAATCGAACAGTTTGAAGGTGAGAACCTTCCGCAGGAGCGGCTGCTCGAACCCTTGCGGATGGTCCCGCAGAAAAATGAGCTGATCATCATGAATACCCGCCGCCCTCACGCCATTTGCGGGTTTGAGTCCGGCAAGCGCATCAGCATTCAATCCTTTATTGGCTACGTGACCGGGCAGCCGTTTCAGTTCTGGTGCTGAACACTGATCGACGTTTCACACCGAAGCCCGCTCTCGACGCATCCACATCTCGAACGCCATGGCATTCAATGGCCGACTGATCAGGTAGCCCTGGGCGGTATCGCACTTCCACAGCTTCAGCAGTTTCAGGCTGTGCTCGAACTCCACGCCCTCAGCCACCACCTTGAGCCCCAGGTTGTGGCTCATTTCGATGGTCGAGCGCACGATCACCCCATCGCCGCTGGTGCTGTCGAGGTTGCGCACGAAGGACTTGTCGATCTTCAGTTCCTGCACCGGCAGGCGCTGAAGTTGCGCGAGGGATGAGTAGCCAGTGCCAAAATCGTCCACCGACAGGCTGATGCCACAATCGCGCAGTTGCTCCAACACACGCAGGGCCTGCTGCGGGTTGTGCATGATTGCGCTCTCGGTGATTTCAAACACCAACTGCTCCGCCGGTACGCCGTAGTGCGCCAGCCGCTCAGTGACGCGAGTGGCCAGGCTGTCATCGCTCAGGTCATCCACCGAGATGTTCACCGACAGTTGCACCTGCCACCCCCGCACATCCCACTCGGCCAATTGGCGGATGGATTCCTCGATCACCCATTGAGTCAAGCTGCCAATACTGCCAGTGCGTTCAGCCAAGGGAATGAATTCGGATGGCGAGACCAGCCCCAGGGTTGGGTGCTGCCAACGCAACAATGCCTCGGCCTGGCGCACATGGCCGTGGTGCAGGTCGAGCTTGGGTTGGTAACACAGGAACAACTCGTTCTCCACCGCTGCCCGGCGCAGATCTCGGATCAGGGTGATCTGGCGCTGGTGGACCAGGTCACGGTCCTGCTGATAAATCTGCAAATAGCCGGGCAGCGCCGCAGCATCGTGGCGAGCAATGGACGCACGACTGATCAGTTCCTCGACGTGTTGCCCATCAGCAGGATAAGCGGCGATACCGATGCTCACTTCATGCCTGAGCTCATCACCGCCAATGTGCTGGGGCTCCGTCAGCAACCCATACAAACGGTCGGCCCGAGCCACGGCGCGGTCGATCTGGGTGTTTTCCAGCAGCAGCAAAAATTCAGTGCCGGTGATCCGCGCCGCCGTGTCGCTGGCCGACAGGCTGCACAACAAACAACGGCTGGCCTCGCGCAGCATCTCTTCCACCCCTTGGGGGCCAAAGCCTTCGTTGATCACCCGGTAGTTTTCAATCCCCAGGTACAGCAACACCACCGGCCGGCCGGCGCTGATCGCACTGCCCAGGCGCTCCATGGCCAGGGCGCGGTTGGGCAGGCCTGTCAGCGGATCATGCAAGGCGTTGTGGGCCAGTTGTTGCTCGCGCACGGCAATGCCGCTTTGCATGGCATTGAACGCATGGGCCAGCAGGCCGAACTCATCCCGACGGCGCACCACGACCGGCGTGCGGTAATCACCGGCACCGATACGCTCGGCGGCCCGCACCAATGTATTGAGCGGGCGCGAGACCCGCCGCGCCATGAACAACACGCCCACCGACGACACCACCAACGCCGCCAGGGCGATGCCGAGAAACTGCCCATCAAGGGGCGCGAAGGATTGCAGTGAATGGTCCAGGGGGCTTTGCAGCAACACCTGCACCGGGTTGCGGTCACGGTCGTCGGTGTTGGCCAGTTGCAGAGCCTGGTTGAGAAAACGCTGCCCGCCCAGGACGCTCATTTGTGCGGGCCGGTTTTGCGCAGAGTTGTTCCGCGAATCCTGCATGACGCCGGTAATCGCCGCCCAATAGGCATGGGGCTGGGTGCTGAACAGTTCGCCGGGCTGCCGGTCGTGTTGGCTCATGAACGACACTTCGAGGTTGCTCATGGTGCGCAGTTCGCTGGCGAAGATATCGTCCATGCGAAACCCCATCACCACACGGGCGATGGGCTGCGGGTCGAGGACCTCATCCTGCACCAGCAGGAAGGGATGGCCGCCGATGGTCACAATCAACGTCTGCAAGGCGCTGCGCCGAGCCTGGCGCAAAGCATCGGTGTAGGGGAAGGCTCGGTCCTGAGGGACGGCAGGCAAGGTACTGGCGATGACCTGGCCACCAAGGCCCAGGACAAACACCTCACTGGCGCGAATGCCCGTGCCGTGCCGACGCAACGCGGCGAGAATCGGCGCCGCTTGGCCTCCCGCGACAGCGCGGCGAAACTGCGAGTCCACCGTCAGCCAATCAAGGCCATATTGCAGGCGTCGACCGCGCAGCTCCAGCAACCGCTCGAACACCCGGCTACCGGTTTCCAGTTGCACCTGCGCCTGGTTTTCCACGGCATGGTAGGTGGCGGTTTTCATCGCGAAGTACACCGCGCCCACTACCACCAACAATAACAGCGCCAGCACACCGGCAATCCGCGCCTGGAAGGTATGGCGCCATTTCATGCCCACGCCCTCTTCAATGAGCCGAAAAACCCCTTGGTCATCTGCGTCCCTCGCAACAACTGAACCCGGCGTCAAAAAAATGCCCTTCCAGGAAGGACACTTGGATTTTCCAGATTAGCCTTGGATGAGCAGAAGCACACGCAATAAAACAGGGACGTCGACTGTCATTAAAATGGCGTTATTTTTTTGTGGTGCTTAACTTCTTGCCCGCATGAAATCACCCCAACGCCGCACCAGGTAGTTGTGCTCGTCCATCACCGAGTTCCACACCGCGATATGGCCCATGCGCTGCTCGTAGGAGCCGCCGTCGCGCACCTCGCCAATATCGATCAACGGCAAGCCGTCGCTACCCAGCAGCTCTTCCCGGGCCGGCTTGCCGGCGTACCAGTAATCCCATTCGGCGCTGCTCAAGTGGTCACGGGTACGGGCCGGGTTGCCAATGTAGTAACCCTGGCGAGCCATCACCGCGCCCGGCCAACCGGACAGCCACCAGTTGAGGTAGGCGTAGGCCGCATCCAACACCCGGCCCTTGGCATGTCGCGACAGGGACAGGCCGCCGAACCAGGCGCGATAACCTTCCCGAGGCACCGCCAAACGGTATTTGACCCCGGCGCGGTGCAGGCGCATCAAGGTCGGCGACCAGAGGCTCTGGATATCGACATTGGGGCTGAGCATCAATTGCGCCGCTTCTTCGTCATCGGACCAGAACGCCGCAAAGTGCCCTTCCTTCTGTTTGCGTACCAGGATGTCGGCCAGCACATCGATCTCCTCGATGCTCATGTTGCCGATGTCCTTGAAGCTGGCCAGACCCGCGCCCTGTACCGCCAACGCCGCATCGAGGGCGCCGATGGCGGCGTCGCTTTGCAATGCGGTGCGGGCACTCCAGGCCGGATCCAGCAACCAGCCCCAGCTTTCGTTGGACGGGCTGAAGCCGACGGGAAGACGTTCGGGGCGGTAGGCAAAGCTGTCGGCGTTGTGGGTCAAGGGCAGCATGCTGATACGGTGGGTGGCGGTGCTGCCGAGGCTGCCGTCGTGTTGCACGAACAAGCGCTCGCTGGGCACGCTGCCGCCGCCCAGACGGTCGTTGGCGGACAAACGGCCACGCTTGGGCAGGTCATTGATTTCATGCCATAGGGCGATGCGCTGGGTGTCGATGGGCTGGATCGCCCGCGCCGGCCAGACGAAGTCGACGTTGTGAAACCACTGGTCGTACAGGTCATAGCTTTCGGGCTGCATCACTGCAATGCGCTGGGCCTTTTCGACGTCGTGCACTTGATAGACCAGGCGAATCCCCAGTTCCTGTTCGGCGCGTACGCGCAAACACTCAAGCAACGTCACCGACGTCCCCAGCACACGCAACGTAATCATAAGTTGAACCTACGAGAGAACACATCAAAGGAGCGGCGCAGCAACGCCGGGTCAAGGCCCCGCAGGATAAACACCAGCCGCGACTGCCGATCGGTACCCGGCCAGGCAGGCAAGTGGACCGGCGCATGCAGGCAATGCTGCACGCCATGAATGACGATGGGAGCTTGGCTGGCGTTCACGTTGAGCAGTCCTTTGACGCGAAGAA is a genomic window of Pseudomonas sp. ADAK18 containing:
- a CDS encoding glucose/quinate/shikimate family membrane-bound PQQ-dependent dehydrogenase, whose translation is MSTDGASSPSRLLPRLLGILLLIMGLALLAGGIKLSMLGGSLYYLLAGLGITLTGILLMATRRAALGLYAVVLFASTVWALWEVGLDWWQLVPRLALLFALGIVMLLPWFRRPLLRGQAAPLGTGALSVAVVLAGAAALASQFTNPGELVKGQLDRDAVPGMANAAPTQADGDWNSYGRSAFGDRYSPLAQITPENAHKLVPAWTYRTGDIPGPGDPGETTAENTPLKVNGMLYVCTPHSQVIALDPDTGKEIWRFDPKITTQGAENFKGWAHMTCRGVSYHDDAVYASAQSPTGSASPATAPNACPRRIFVPTADTRLIALNADTGKMCEDFGDKGQVDLRANIGSFAPGGYYSTSPPAVTKNLVVIGGHVTDNVSTDEPSGVIRAFDVHTGKLVWNWDSGNPDDTTPLAEGKTYTRNSPNMWSMFSVDEKLGMLYLPMGNQMPDQYGGDRTEDSEKYSAGLTALDIDSGHVKWTFQFTHHDLWDMDVGGQPSLVDIKTADGVKQAVMASTKQGSIYVIDRSNGQPVVPINEIPVPQGAVAGDHTAPTQPKSDLNFMPPPLKERDMWGVTPFDQMLCRIDFKSLRYDGPFTPPSLQGSIVYPGNFGVFDWGGISVDPVRQIAFVNPSYMAFKSRLIPAADIAKQGPRVSETEGVQPNKGAPYGVILEAMLSPLGLPCQAPAWGYVAAVDLTNHKTIWMHKNGTVRDSSPVPIPLTMGVPSLGGTFTTAGGVSFLSGTLDQYLRAYDVKNGKQLWEGRLPAGAQTTPMTYTGKDGKQYVLVMAGGHGSLGTKQGDYVMAFKLPD
- a CDS encoding 2OG-Fe(II) oxygenase → MHTLDRVPSKNTPAPTVDRRILTLEKLSRHSLQQLIDGEVLAIRIPDYCDETIAATLNQHIDSSTQLRPYTHEVYEEGQVVQHFYGVHRWGTPFNSTYGKALEEDARQKYYDDALHMQRLMERLCAPRRTPIQTLIEEFNAHWPTGAAIAGFEGKPMYAGIIRAMFPETAHLSETTPHVDCLPQAIVPLEQQFSANIYLQTPPSGGELRIWDTEPFSFAEIEQFEGENLPQERLLEPLRMVPQKNELIIMNTRRPHAICGFESGKRISIQSFIGYVTGQPFQFWC
- a CDS encoding bifunctional diguanylate cyclase/phosphodiesterase, whose amino-acid sequence is MKWRHTFQARIAGVLALLLLVVVGAVYFAMKTATYHAVENQAQVQLETGSRVFERLLELRGRRLQYGLDWLTVDSQFRRAVAGGQAAPILAALRRHGTGIRASEVFVLGLGGQVIASTLPAVPQDRAFPYTDALRQARRSALQTLIVTIGGHPFLLVQDEVLDPQPIARVVMGFRMDDIFASELRTMSNLEVSFMSQHDRQPGELFSTQPHAYWAAITGVMQDSRNNSAQNRPAQMSVLGGQRFLNQALQLANTDDRDRNPVQVLLQSPLDHSLQSFAPLDGQFLGIALAALVVSSVGVLFMARRVSRPLNTLVRAAERIGAGDYRTPVVVRRRDEFGLLAHAFNAMQSGIAVREQQLAHNALHDPLTGLPNRALAMERLGSAISAGRPVVLLYLGIENYRVINEGFGPQGVEEMLREASRCLLCSLSASDTAARITGTEFLLLLENTQIDRAVARADRLYGLLTEPQHIGGDELRHEVSIGIAAYPADGQHVEELISRASIARHDAAALPGYLQIYQQDRDLVHQRQITLIRDLRRAAVENELFLCYQPKLDLHHGHVRQAEALLRWQHPTLGLVSPSEFIPLAERTGSIGSLTQWVIEESIRQLAEWDVRGWQVQLSVNISVDDLSDDSLATRVTERLAHYGVPAEQLVFEITESAIMHNPQQALRVLEQLRDCGISLSVDDFGTGYSSLAQLQRLPVQELKIDKSFVRNLDSTSGDGVIVRSTIEMSHNLGLKVVAEGVEFEHSLKLLKLWKCDTAQGYLISRPLNAMAFEMWMRRERASV
- a CDS encoding PotD/PotF family extracellular solute-binding protein, which translates into the protein MITLRVLGTSVTLLECLRVRAEQELGIRLVYQVHDVEKAQRIAVMQPESYDLYDQWFHNVDFVWPARAIQPIDTQRIALWHEINDLPKRGRLSANDRLGGGSVPSERLFVQHDGSLGSTATHRISMLPLTHNADSFAYRPERLPVGFSPSNESWGWLLDPAWSARTALQSDAAIGALDAALAVQGAGLASFKDIGNMSIEEIDVLADILVRKQKEGHFAAFWSDDEEAAQLMLSPNVDIQSLWSPTLMRLHRAGVKYRLAVPREGYRAWFGGLSLSRHAKGRVLDAAYAYLNWWLSGWPGAVMARQGYYIGNPARTRDHLSSAEWDYWYAGKPAREELLGSDGLPLIDIGEVRDGGSYEQRMGHIAVWNSVMDEHNYLVRRWGDFMRARS